Sequence from the Pagrus major chromosome 15, Pma_NU_1.0 genome:
TCAGCTCTGACCTCATCTGATCGGTTCAGCAGGACCAAATAACCGTAAGCCTTCAAATAGAAACAAAATAGTTACAATGAAGGCTACACAATGAATGATTTTGCACGTTACATATCAGCGTATAGGCTACCTGACTGCACACACCTGTAGTGACCGAGGTAAATGTCCCTTCAGCTGGTTCTCAGTAATTTTCAGCTGCTCTCCGGTCAGTTCCACGGTCATTGCTGCTGGTTTTTCCAGTCTGGAAAATCACAGAAACTGTTTCTGAGGTTCAGTGATGCTCAAGATGTGCCGTCGCTGAATGCTTCCGGCTGAAGTTTGTTCCGAGTTGCACTTTCGACACGTGATTtgcagatggaaaaaaaagaatctcTGCCGTACTCTTTACTCTGTACCGCCTGAAGAAATCCCGCTGATTAAACACAAACTTTCACTTCACTAATTAGGTttcttaaaaactgtttttcccATAATAGAAGCGCATGATCCGCGTTGTTTCTCAAGACCACATCCTATAAATCCACGTCTGAATGCTGCTTTTAACCCTAGTCCcgtgttcatatttttgttattcagcCAGTGTTCGTGGGTCTGGTGGACCCGCTGCATTTTGGggtttttaattcaacacaatcaaacaattttatgttaaaatactCAACAGTTGTTTACTTCGTCCCAATTACAAGCAATATAAACAGCATATATGGTTAATATTTGCCTTTTACCTTTGTTAGAtcacatttatgtttatatataaatgtgttcTGATATATGTTCTTCACAGAAAATGAGCCAAGGCCAATGagtctgagtttgaaaaaataattaatcgtATCATTTTGCTTTTGATAACAAATGAAAACGGGTCCCACAGACCCTAAGACCATACAAGGGTTAAAGCGTGTTTCAGAGGTGTGGAATATGGAATATGTGATTTGTTTAACAGAGAAAGGTCCATGATCATGCTTGCTTAATGATACAATTCTAAATAAATAGTTAACCGGAATGTCGTTGTATGTcttcactcaaacaaacaaacacgccgacagaatgcatggccctttagggcttccgtaaaaaatattgttataacaagtagtttttttttgtgtcttttttttacattataacaAGTTATATTCATATTATCTTATAACATTATAAAGAATGTTTCTTGCTATAacaatgtacttttttttcttgcattaaCGTTTCATGTTATAATGTGATAACTCATTATTATAACACTTCAGTGGTTCCCAAAAGCCCCCCAGTAATGGAGGGCCCGGCAAGGCTTAATGAATGACGCATGGttctgaaaagcaaaacatgaacaATTTTGTGACATGACTCCCAGGTAAACGCATGGCAGTACACAACAATAGTGTGTGATGAAGTGAGaccacagtgtgttgtgtgtctcaaAATATGTGCAGAGCGGCAATTTCGAGAGAATCTGATGAGAGTAAAAATGTAAGATACATGATGCTGCGTCAATTTAAATGCTATCACTATAAAAGTGACTTGTTCCTTTTTGTCACACTGAAGTTCTCAGTTCTGTATTAATTACAAAGTTTAAAATTAATTCTGTGTTATAACAAGttatcacattttaatgtgaattGTTAAAACAGTAAGATATCATGTTATTACTTGAAATGCTTCATGTTATGacaagaaaagtttcttgtCAATTTGTGCTTTATGGCATGGCAGCAATATATTGCCATAAAAATAGTGTTTCTTCCGTATGATATTAATCCAATCTCATCACAGCTAtccgttttttttgtttgtttgttctttctAGCTCCTTATCATCCTTATCATTCAGAAGCTGTAAGGACAGTAAGGTACTGATCTTTGCACTCATAACTCTTTGTTGTGTAAGAATATAACATAAAATGGTGCAATATCTCTCTCAGATCATTAAATGATTTGCAAAAACAATGGTAGgacataagcacagcattgtcacaacataaaattgaacctaaagaataaaaaaaaataatattgaaaaatgTTTAGTTTCAACATATCCCTTGATCTGCAGAAAAGTACTTAAGAAATCACAATGGTTCAACAATCAAAAGTTGAACTCAAACCAACCCGCCCTGTATGAGGGATCTTCAATGAAGCCCATGTTTTTAAAGAGCTTGTAGGAGACCGTGTTCTCCTCCTCTATGAAGCAGTACACTGGGAACCCCTCAGCATGGAGTTTCTTGGCCATGGCACTGATCAGCACTTTGGCGTAACCTTTCCCTCTGTGCTCTGGCAGAGTGTACAGTAAGCCCATTGCACAGTAATCATAAACCAGAATCCAGGACACTGGCTGACCCTGGCTGTCAGTGATGCAGCATGACGGGAAGTTGCTGATGAGGTTTGTGATGTTCCTGTAGCCCTTCTCGTTCCCTCCAAACTTCCAGGTCTTATTCACCAAGTCGACATGGGAGAGGTTGAGTGATGAAATCCTTGATTCAAGCTCACTGTTGACAAAAAAATTATGATAACCTCTCATCTGACTGGAGAATCATATTAGATAACTTTTCTCTGATGCAGATTTAGGTGATTTTAATCATATGATTTTACCTGTCAACCTCTGGTGAGAGCAGATGGTTGGTGTCTGGCAAATACAGAAGATGCACCAAAGTATAGCTTCTGTTGTTGACTTCTATGTCAGAAGATACTTCTTTGAGCATGGAAGCATGGGAAAAATCAAATCCtgcaggacaaaaaaaagattcaaagGTAAAATCGTTCTGTTATGGTCTTTGCAAGGGGTTACACATAGTGGAGGGTGTATTCACAAGCCTCACTATATAAATAACAACCACAGTGCAAAATgactccattacaagtaaaagtcctgcattgaaaagtttaaaaagtatattattaaaaataagaaataaagcACTCAATATAGAAAAACAGTCTCTGTGCATATCACACTTTTGTGTATTAAGTTACATAGAATATTCTTGTGTTGCATTTGTGTCTATCATTTTTCCTGTGACGTAGATCATATACTGTTGGATAGTctaataaaaatgcattatattTTACAAGCCACCATACTATTTTGGTATGGTGCAATACATCGGCATTGTCAGCAGGTGTGTATCTATGCACGTAAACTAAAGTATATCTTATCTTATTATCTTATCTATTTTGTGTGTACACTCTTGTTTGCAAAATAATGGTTGCTGTAAAACAactgcattaaaacaaaaggTGCAATATTAACCTACAACTTGTAGGAAGAGGAAGTTCCAAGTGGAATAAATTGGAAAAAGTCAATCACTGCAGGGCTCAAAACTCACCTGCAATCAAGAAATAAGTGCTCCAATCAATCGCATTCTCTTCCGTCAGCATTTTCCTTAAAATCTCTTCATCCATACTGTAGTAAGTCACCTTTTTCATGAACTCCAAAGCTTTCTTGTTCTGCGAAGTCAATACAAAACTCAGCCATCATTTCTCACACAAACATTTGGGAAACCTACAACGTAACCAGTTCTCCAATGGGACCTGAACTCACCTTGGGGTCAGGTCGGCAAATGATGACCTTAAAATCAGGCCACGTATCAACAACTACCTCCAGAGTAGTTGGCTTGTTCCTATTAATACCGAATAGGTAGCCACACAcctaaaaacacagaaaacggGGGGCTACAGTGGTTTACAAGTACACATACAGGCTGCGCCGGCATGCTGACATATTTagactgtactgtatataaatggCTTGCCGACGTCTACCTTCATACTTTTCGGGAAGTGTTTCCGCAGAACTCCTTCAGCGGTCAGTAGTTCTTCTTTGTTCAGGACCTTCATGTTTGGATGGTGAATACAGTACACCCCGTCTGTTTGTCAAAACTAACCTGCTCTGATAAAAATGAGTTCAGCCTTTATAAATCATTAACAGACGGTCATATGTCTCATGTCTGTGACGGTATACACAAAGCGTAGTCAATATGTCAGGAGTACGAGCCTACTTCctgtctgaatttaaaaaataaaagttcgtgtttgtgtgtgtgtgtgaggaacaataaagtaacagaaaaaatatgttattagattacagatacatccAGTAAAGAAGACGATTACtgacaggattacaattttaaaatgaagaatGATATTTCACTTTGGTCTCGAGTGAAACCGAACACAAGTGTTTCCCACAGTTTGAGTGCACCaacactgtcgtaaatacaaatcccagatctgcaacaatttgtcagagGTAATGGAAGTGCTaagtacaaacaaaagtcattacgtcataacaatgttaagtcttgaaaacttgtatgttgaagcaAACATGTATGTTACGCTGTGATTCAACCCTCTCACTGAACTTACATAGTGCAGGAACAAGTGATGTGGGGCGGCATGGCTGTGACaggacaccattcaccctattataacacactgtaccatcaacatgattttgaagctgttattttaaaggttaaaaagttacatattgCTGCTTTAACATTGGGAGATGCAGCATTTTCTGACACtgattaatttctcagggaataattcctgaaaaaaaaaaaatcaggcagatttataggtggctggtatctatcaGTTTTTCTTTCCTAAATTCACAGGACTGATACGTTTATTACATGGCCAATGTCAGATAATAGATAGGattcatgaaaaaacaaactgaacaactttttttcttgaaaataaaaaaatataaaatggagGCCTGGACAGCAAAAgcttgataaataaatgaatttaccACATGGACACATTCATGAAATGTCAAATGATATTTTAATGACAATTTAGCGTGTGGTATTAATAGGCTTTATTAGGCTAAACAACAGTTCAGTACataattatttgttatttgctTGGTTTAATAAGTGCGTGTTGAAAAAAGTCGCTATTCTAAAAGTTCATTCACTTCCTCATTGTCAGTCAACACCGGTGATTCTGACATCTAAAACTCTGACTTTCAAAGGTTATTGACATACAGTGAAGTAGCATAGgtagaaaatgaaaatcttaatACATTTGTGGTTCGTCTAcaggaaattacattttactcTTCCTGAAGGTTTCCCAAGGTTTCCACACTGCATTTCTGGTCAACCAAAGTGATCTCCTGAGCCCATGGCTTGCTCCACACTGTGAATTTGCACTGGTAAGGCTGTGGAAAGAAAAGTTCAGAATACAcattatatacacacagtatatatatcaTAAATACAACAGGATATAGCACAGAATCTTTAAAACTATGTCAAGTTAAGATTAACATagcatttatttgtctttaagAGGTCATGACGGCCTTGATAACCATTGTAAAGATGTCATCCCCTGTTCCCCATGTTCAATGATCATGATTATTTCATGAAAGACATTAAATATTTACCTCTTTTAAGAGCCTACAATTATTGATTGACTGGTGTTGAATTATTTGTTACACGTAGTCATCTGGTTAAAATTCAcgttgttttaatgtatttgcttttcattttcattaaacaaatacatataaTCTATTATGCACTACATGTGATCATGTAAGAGGATCATTTTCAGGTTCCTAGCCAGTTTTCCTTGCTTCACTCGACTCTGTCTAACTTCTCTCTATGataacagcaacaaaaacagatgattCAAAGAGGAGAAGTATAGAATTAAGTATAGATTTAACACTATTTCTTAAAACTCCTAGCCTGGAATTGCCATACTATTTCTCAAATGCTTATTTGTGGAGACCAAAGCAAATAAGATCTGCAGATTATGTGGTTCCAAGGCTAAATAACTCCTAATGGCAGAAATGAGTGGGGTTTATCTTTCTCCCAGAGGTTGTAGCCCTTTAATCAAGTCATTACCCGAGCCTTCGCTGCATCTTCGTGGATGGCACACACGTCGTCACCGGCACTGCCCTTTCTGCAGGGGGTCTTCCCCATTCGCACAGTTATGACGTACTTGACGCCAGCAACCACCTGTAAGGAGAAGTAGATGAGTCGTGGATATACATATCATGGTAAACCTTGATGATAAAGCACTGTAGCAACGCTACAACAGATATCACGACAATACTAAGACACTGCCAATATCCACTCATCCTTGTGTCAGTCAAATACTATTGAAGTTTACATGAATGCACCAATGAGCTGGGCCAGCTATGTTAGCCCTCTTTAAAGTTTCAAGAAGGGGACAAAATTGGACTGTAATGTACACACTGACAGTACCTAGACTGTACCTATTGTTTATTGAAGGAATAATGGAGAAGTGTAATAATGCCTCTTTAAGATCCTCTCTTGctaaagatttttttccttccccaAAGAAGTGCacttaaaaacaattaatgatGATAAACTATCCCTGCAAGGAATTTTTGTGACTTAAGTTCAATACTGGTTATAATGAATGTACTTTCTGTAAATCGGGAATAGAAACACTAGAGCATCTGTTCTTTTCTTGTACTATATCCAAGTTATTTTGGGAGGACTTTCACGATTGGATTTTCAGCAATAATTTGATAATACTTGGCAAgtattttaaacacaaatgtaaattgCTAAATTTGCTAAATtgatttgttatttaatttgaaCCCAGACAGAAGGTGAAATAgattttttggtttatttattggttacatttttttttctttttaactacACAGTACTTTATTCTTTGCACAAAAACTTTCTATCTTGgtgtttttatggttttaatcacccattgttattgggtttttttctcttctattactttgtattttattattgtgtgtattttttaacactttaaaaCGCTGGTTTTGATAAGTGCTTTACACATAAACTTagaattattattcattaattcatgcttttttcttactttatgtcatgtttttttaattaatgtattattcATTTGTACTATTGTCTTAACAATTTGCATTTTACTAGGTCCCGGTTTTtacttaaacacaaacaaacaaaacaaaagggaaGCTCATTTACTTCTCGGAAAAAGCCTGGGCTGACCCACAGCTGCCTGGGCCTGTTCAAATTGTTAAAAGTCTAACGGGACAGGGTGGGATTTAATTGGATTATGGTGTTTATAATCTAAAAAGGCCAAAACATGTTGTTTCACTGACAACCCCTGCATTGCCCTGTCCACACACACGATATTTAATCATATGCTTTAGGTAGATCAAGGGTGAAAATGAAACCTATGTATGGCGCAGGCATCAGGCCTTTGTGACTGTTAGCATAGCGGCTGTTACGACATATAAACTGGATTATCATGATTTCGCCAGCTAGGCGGCAAGTCCAAGATAAAGTCTGTAAACATTAACATATCTAATTAGACGTTACTCACCTGACTCTGAACTCTCACCACTTCTGACACTTGGCTCAGGTACAGGTCGTTGCTGCCTCTGTTGTGTTGGACGACGGCGAAGTTCAGGGCATCTCTCGCCCCGGCGTCATTGATATCTATGTCCCGGAAGCCCCCGACCATGGCACCTAACCCGACGGCGAAAACCGCCGCAAGAGCCGCGAAGACAATCTTCCACATCGTGTTTCTGTGCTGACAgatacaacaacacaacaagacaACAGCCGTTCGTCCCCTCCCTGTTATATAAACAACTACGTCACGGCTGCCCCAGCGCGCCGGGAGTGGCACATCTCGCAGCCAATCAACAATCTCTGCAACGCAAACCCCCTCTGTCTGCTCGCACGTCCCACTGAGGCGTGCGTGTGTTCGTTTTGTACACCGGTGCATCCCGTAGGTGCCGCTCCCATTCCTACTCCTAGAATTCCAACGTCATTTCAAAACACAGTCAAAAGGTAGCAGACGAGGTACGTCGTGGTTTGTTTTTGGTGTGCTTTGTGCACAACTTTGGAAGCGCTGTGCGGTAACATGAGTCATGTGTATCCTCCGCCCTACTGCAGGTCGATTAGATAATCATCTGTGGTCTCTCACCTTTGGAACGGCACTATGCAAAGACTTCAGGTTTTAAAGTAAGCACGCATCTACCactaatattcatatttttattgatgAATAACTATTTGTAGTGATATCAGATTTGTTATGATCTCTTCTCTCATATGTTTCCACACTTTGCAGGGAAACTTTCTTTGGCTTGGATGCTGTCCAACAGCAGCTGGCAATAGGCTCAGCCGTGGCAGCAGGAGGGATCCTGGCATACTTGGTGctcaaaagaagagaaatgaaaagtaTTCCTCTTGGTGAAGGGTGGTGGGGAGCAGGAGAGAAGCCACTGTTGGAGGATGATAAAGTCTATCCATTTAAAGTGCAAACCTCAGATGAAGAGATTAAGGTCCTTTTGAGTTGATAATTGAACTTTTCATCATAAATTTAAAAGTACCAATAATAAAGCAGTAACATGTTAATGTTCAACAGGACCTTCATGAGCGCATTGACAGAGCTCGCTACTCTGATCCTTTAGAAGACAGCGGCTTTCAGTATGGCTTCAATTCCACTCATCTCAAAAAAGTGATTTCCTATTGGAGACATGAGTTTGACTGGAAGAAACAGGTGTCAGTGCTGAACAAGTACCCACACTTCAAAACTAAAATAGAAGGTACACACAGCCTACAGAGTAATCCCTAATGATACGAATATTTGGccactatttatttacttttgcttCAATGCAGGATTGGATGTGCACTTCATCCATGTGCGCCCTCCACACCGTGAGAACCAGAAGGTTCTGCCTCTCATGCTCGTTCACGGCTGGCCCGGCTCCTTCTATGAGTTCTACAAGATCCTGCCACTGCTCACAGAGAACCAGGATGGTCTCGTATTTGAGGTCATATGCCCATCTATCCCTGGCTATGGCTTCTCAGACGCCCCTCACAAACAAGGTAGACGATGAGAAATAAATGCACGTGTTTCAGCTTGAACAGCAGATGTTTACAGATGTGCTCCCTGCATCTTTTTAGGTTTTGACAGTCTGGCCGCTGCCAGAGTTTTCCTGACTCTGATGGAACGTTTAGGGTTCTCCCAGTTCTATCTGCAGGGAGGAGACTGGGGCTCCCTCATCACCACCAACATGGCGCAGATGAAGCCTCAGTGAGAGACAGCAAAACAAGCACTTACAAGCCTTAACTTACCACTGCTGTGGAATTTACACCACCcacttgttttttaaagggagcaTTGTGACATCTTTTCATAGATTGTGAAACAGTGCTTGCAGTGTGACTAAGTGACCAAAAACCACTGACATTACAAATTCCCAAAGACTGACTGGAACAAATCATGATGTTGTTTTGCCAAgggaaaaacatgacaaaaacttGTAGTTATAGCTATAAATTGACACTTAATACAAAAAATGTCACAAGACCTTCAGTCTGTgataaaattgaatttttttttcatcttgtttcACAATCTCTTTTCCAGGTGCGTGAAAGGACTGCACTTAAACATGATTGATTCAACAAGGGGGTTCAAAGTGCTGATGTCCCTCATGATCGGTCCGTATCTGCCCTTCCTGGTGGGCTTAAGTCGGGAAGATGTTCGCCGGTTGTTCCCTTTCTTTGAGAAAAACGTCTGGGAGATCCTGAGGGAAACAGGATACTTTCACATCCAGGCCACTAAACCAGACACTGCAGGTGGGGACATACATAACCAGGAACAGAGTCAGATTCTTATTATAACATTGACACTGTTTACAGGTCAAAGATGAACTCACTGTTCTACAAAGAAACCACGTGAAACAAGCCAGCTGTTCCTAGTATCTTGTAATCTCAGTGTGTTATTATTTTAGCTCTTAATCTATCTTTACAGGCTGTGGAGTGAATGACTCCCCTGTAGGCTTGGCGGCCTACATCCTGGAGAAGTTCTCCTCCTGGACCGATCTCAGTAACAGAAATCTGATGGACGGTGGGCTGGAAAGGTACAAGAGGGAGTTCCATTTTGCCTTCTTATTATTTTCAGCATAGAAATTAAACACTTGTTGATTCTACACGGTTTCTTCTACAGGAAATTCAGCCTGGATGACCTCTTAACACATGTCATGATCTACTGGACCACAGGCTCCATAGTCTCCTCCATGCGCTTCTACAAAGAGAACTTGAAGAGCAATCCTTACAACAGAGTGGATGCAAAGTATGTGCCCAAAACTTCATACTATTTAAACTATGAAATTACTGCCTTTTAGACCATATTATCCTATCGTGTTATAACTGATAAaggttcatgttttgttttaggACAGGAATATTTGTGCCCACTGCACTTGCCGCCTTCCCTCATGAGCTGATGCACTGCCCAAAGTCGTGGGCGTCAATTAGGTATCGAAACATCTACTCCTACACTTTCATGCCTCGAGGTGGTCACTTTGCTGCATTTGAGGAGCCTCAGCTGCTAGCCAACGACTTCATTCAGTTTGTCAAAAAAGTGGAGAAGTGAACCCGTTGATGCACTTTCAGACCAATGTCATCATGGTACATcagttttgaattttttttttattgcttttgtttgcagCACTGTCAATTCATTTTTCAGGTTTTAATTAAAGTAAACATATACACGGATGATACTGGCACTCCAATGACCTGACTGGATCAAAGAAAGTAATATAATGCATTAATCCTTTCAATTatgttgattaaaaatatattgcaCCAATActatgtgttttgtgtttacgTCCTTAAAAGTTAGTGATCTTTTATGCAAAAACATTCttcataaatataaacattaataCAAAATGTCCTCAGACAGATTTAATCACATGACAACAAAGCTTCAAGAACACATTCCCTCGGTATTACAGAAGACTATAAAAAAGAGATCATACAACACACTGCTGGTGTTATTAAATGtgcatacttttactttttagtcacaaatataaaaaaatgaaacccataatttattaaaatgtagACAGTTGAATTCAGAATTCACTTGaagcattaaaatgtaattctaGTATTTAGGCTCCAGAAAGCGCGCTCCAATCTTTATACCTTGCTCTCTCCAACATTCTGGCTCACTTACCGAAGCCCTT
This genomic interval carries:
- the ephx5 gene encoding epoxide hydrolase 1; the encoded protein is MQRLQVLKETFFGLDAVQQQLAIGSAVAAGGILAYLVLKRREMKSIPLGEGWWGAGEKPLLEDDKVYPFKVQTSDEEIKDLHERIDRARYSDPLEDSGFQYGFNSTHLKKVISYWRHEFDWKKQVSVLNKYPHFKTKIEGLDVHFIHVRPPHRENQKVLPLMLVHGWPGSFYEFYKILPLLTENQDGLVFEVICPSIPGYGFSDAPHKQGFDSLAAARVFLTLMERLGFSQFYLQGGDWGSLITTNMAQMKPQCVKGLHLNMIDSTRGFKVLMSLMIGPYLPFLVGLSREDVRRLFPFFEKNVWEILRETGYFHIQATKPDTAGCGVNDSPVGLAAYILEKFSSWTDLSNRNLMDGGLERKFSLDDLLTHVMIYWTTGSIVSSMRFYKENLKSNPYNRVDAKTGIFVPTALAAFPHELMHCPKSWASIRYRNIYSYTFMPRGGHFAAFEEPQLLANDFIQFVKKVEK
- the cst3 gene encoding cystatin C (amyloid angiopathy and cerebral hemorrhage), which codes for MWKIVFAALAAVFAVGLGAMVGGFRDIDINDAGARDALNFAVVQHNRGSNDLYLSQVSEVVRVQSQVVAGVKYVITVRMGKTPCRKGSAGDDVCAIHEDAAKARPYQCKFTVWSKPWAQEITLVDQKCSVETLGNLQEE
- the LOC141009264 gene encoding glycine N-acyltransferase-like protein 3 gives rise to the protein MKVLNKEELLTAEGVLRKHFPKSMKVCGYLFGINRNKPTTLEVVVDTWPDFKVIICRPDPKNKKALEFMKKVTYYSMDEEILRKMLTEENAIDWSTYFLIAGFDFSHASMLKEVSSDIEVNNRSYTLVHLLYLPDTNHLLSPEVDSELESRISSLNLSHVDLVNKTWKFGGNEKGYRNITNLISNFPSCCITDSQGQPVSWILVYDYCAMGLLYTLPEHRGKGYAKVLISAMAKKLHAEGFPVYCFIEEENTVSYKLFKNMGFIEDPSYRAGWFEFNF